In Bufo gargarizans isolate SCDJY-AF-19 chromosome 5, ASM1485885v1, whole genome shotgun sequence, the following are encoded in one genomic region:
- the LOC122938722 gene encoding E3 ubiquitin-protein ligase MYLIP: protein MLCYVTRPDSVVMEVVVDAKANGEDCLNQVCERLGIIEVDYFGLQFIGSKGESLWLNLRNRISQQMDGLAPFRMKLRVKFFVEPHLILQEQTRHMYFLHIKDDLLAGRLQCSPEQAVELSALIAQLEYGDYNQNTARYQNLCAKELETTTLESIIEKHKGLEGLSQASAEYQVLQIISTLENYGVEWHSVRDSEGQKLVIGIGPEGVSICKEDFSPMNRITYPVIQMATQSGKNVYLTITKESGNSLVLLFKVISTRAASGLYRAITETHAFYRCDTVTSAVMMQYSRDLKGHLASLFLNDNINVGKKYVFDIKRTSKEVYDHARRALYNAGIMDLYPRNDHSGQGSPLKTSESTLNCNSCESLSCQQTKALQEKLRKLKEAMLCMVCCEEEINSAFCPCGHMVCCEGCATQLQSCPVCRASVDHVQHVYLPTHTSLLNLTVI, encoded by the exons GTTTGTGAACGACTGGGCATTATTGAAGTGGATTACTTTGGCTTACAGTTCATTGGAAGTAAAGGAGAAAGTCTATGGCTGAATCTGCGAAACCGAATATCCCAGCAGATGGATGGGCTGGCTCCCTTCAGGATGAAGCTAAGAGTCAAGTTCTTTGTGGAGCCCCATCTCATTCTTCAAGAGCAGACCAG GCACATGTATTTCTTGCACATAAAGGATGATCTCCTGGCTGGTCGTCTGCAGTGCTCCCCAGAGCAAGCAGTAGAGCTGAGTGCATTGATCGCCCAGTTAGAGTATGGAGATTATAATCAGAACACTGCCCGATACCAAAATCTCTGTGCAAAGGAGCTTGAAACGACGACATTAGAAAG TATTATTGAAAAGCACAAAGGCTTGGAAGGACTAAGCCAGGCATCGGCGGAGTACCAGGTTCTTCAGATCATATCCACGCTGGAAAACTACGGGGTGGAGTGGCATTCCGTACGAGACTCGGAAGGACAAAAGCTTGTAATAGGAATAGGCCCTGAAGGTGTATCCATTTGCAAAGAAGACTTCAGTCCAATGAATAG GATTACATACCCTGTTATCCAGATGGCAACACAGTCGGGAAAGAATGTATACTTAACAATAACCAAGGAGTCTGGAAATAGTTTGGTCCTCCTTTTTAAAGTGATCAGCACCAGAGCAGCCAGCGGCCTTTACAGGGCAATCACCGAAACGCATGCGTTTTACAG GTGTGACACAGTGACCAGCGCTGTTATGATGCAGTACAGCCGAGATCTTAAAGGACATTTGGCTTCGTTATTTTTAAATGATAATATCAATGTTGGCAAGAAATATGTGTTTGACATTAAAAGGACATCAAAGGAGGTTTACGACCATGCACGAAGAGCCTTGTACAATGCTGGCATTATGGATCTGTACCCAAGGAATGACCATAGTGGGCAGGGTTCCCCCCTTAAGACCTCTGAAAGTACTCTTAACTGTAACAGCTGCGAGAGCCTCAGCTGTCAGCAAACAAAGGCGCTGCAGGAGAAGCTGAGGAAACTGAAGGAAGCCATGCTGTGCATGGTGTGCTGTGAAGAGGAAATTAATTCTGCCTTCTGCCCATGTGGGCATATGGTGTGCTGCGAGGGATGTGCCACCCAATTACAG TCTTGTCCAGTTTGCCGGGCTTCGGTGGATCACGTTCAGCACGTTTATTTGCCAACACACACAAGCTTGTTAAATCTGACTGTTATTTAA